A genomic window from Oceanispirochaeta sp. includes:
- a CDS encoding LacI family DNA-binding transcriptional regulator, protein MNINDIARLAGVSKATISRVLSQSPHVKEITRQRVQKIITENGYEPSHIARNLSRQKSSTIGVIIEDIANPFFISISSEIEKILYEKKYNMMISSSHWDREKELEIVQSMIRSSVDGVIIAPISPDSEAVSLLKRSGRPFIMMNSFSEDSEINYVSTDDILGGTLAAEHIFRRLRENEKIILVTGYEHQNLSRRLEGFLGYMEEKGISRQQITHYKNINNYKDGLTIASTILPHSQLRSCQASLFITNDDVAMGVLEGLLQLNLSIPEDIRILGYDNIEFSQRCRIPLTTIEQSQKDMGIIATMELLELISDPEKEVKRYLLPPRLILRESSP, encoded by the coding sequence ATGAACATTAATGATATTGCCCGTCTGGCAGGAGTATCAAAAGCGACAATCTCCCGAGTACTGTCTCAGTCTCCTCATGTCAAAGAGATTACCCGGCAAAGAGTCCAGAAAATCATTACTGAAAATGGCTATGAGCCCAGCCATATCGCCCGCAATCTCTCCCGGCAGAAGAGTTCTACCATTGGTGTTATCATCGAAGACATTGCCAATCCCTTCTTCATAAGCATCAGTAGTGAGATTGAAAAAATCCTGTATGAAAAAAAGTACAACATGATGATAAGCAGTTCTCATTGGGACCGGGAAAAAGAACTGGAGATTGTACAGTCCATGATTCGAAGCAGTGTGGATGGGGTTATCATTGCCCCCATATCCCCCGATTCTGAAGCGGTCTCTCTTCTGAAACGCTCAGGACGTCCCTTTATCATGATGAACAGCTTTTCAGAGGACTCAGAGATAAACTATGTCTCCACCGATGATATATTGGGAGGGACACTGGCAGCAGAACATATTTTCAGACGTCTCAGGGAGAATGAAAAGATTATCCTCGTCACCGGATATGAACATCAGAACCTATCCAGACGGCTGGAAGGCTTTTTAGGATACATGGAGGAGAAGGGAATCAGCAGGCAGCAGATTACCCATTACAAAAACATCAACAACTACAAAGATGGATTAACCATCGCGTCAACCATCCTGCCCCATAGCCAGTTGAGGTCATGTCAGGCCAGTCTCTTTATTACAAACGATGATGTAGCCATGGGTGTATTGGAGGGATTGCTTCAATTGAACCTATCCATACCCGAAGACATTCGTATCCTGGGATATGACAATATTGAATTCTCCCAGCGATGCCGGATTCCCCTGACGACGATTGAACAGTCTCAAAAAGACATGGGAATCATTGCCACAATGGAGCTTCTGGAACTGATAAGCGACCCGGAAAAAGAGGTCAAAAGATACCTCCTTCCTCCCCGTCTCATCTTGAGAGAGTCCAGTCCCTGA
- a CDS encoding ATP-binding cassette domain-containing protein, whose product MSDEILRVENISKSFSTVEVLHNVSFGINRGEVLGLIGENGAGKSTKMKILCGIYEPTAGAIFFDGLPIVVENTAVAKKMGISIIPQEFNLISDLTVADNVFLGSEILKKKWFPG is encoded by the coding sequence ATGAGTGATGAGATTTTGAGGGTAGAGAACATTAGTAAAAGCTTTTCTACTGTAGAAGTTCTGCACAATGTCTCCTTCGGTATCAACCGGGGGGAAGTTCTGGGTCTTATCGGTGAGAACGGAGCCGGGAAATCTACTAAGATGAAAATCCTGTGCGGAATCTATGAACCCACGGCAGGTGCTATATTTTTTGATGGTTTACCCATTGTGGTCGAAAATACTGCTGTGGCTAAGAAAATGGGCATTAGCATTATTCCTCAGGAATTCAACCTGATCAGCGACCTGACTGTTGCTGATAATGTATTTCTGGGTTCCGAGATTCTTAAAAAAAAATGGTTTCCTGGATAA
- a CDS encoding sugar ABC transporter ATP-binding protein codes for MKTQTKTLLSSLEVDISPDERIENLTGAEKQMVEISKALAFESRILIMDEPTSVLTSHEINILFNLMKRLKEKGLTIVYISHKLKEVKEICDRVLVLRDGYFVLDENINNITPEEMAQSMVGRELSQFFPKKVQPEDEVVFEVENICIEGLLHGVSFNLRKGEILGMGGLVGAGRTEVSEAIMGLRKMSEGNIYLNGEKILIRHPEDAVKAGLGYLSEDRQGSGIITSFSVARNTTLVSLPRYSNNFLRWINKPQELKTSEKYKNLFNLKTASLHTALEFLSGGNQQKVSMSKSIDTEPMVLIVDEPTRGIDVSAKQEIYHFINNLVQEGISCIFISSEMEELIGMCHRVVVMKDGRVTGILTNEKITEESIMLYATGIIEGEA; via the coding sequence ATGAAAACTCAAACAAAAACTCTTCTTTCTTCCCTGGAGGTTGATATCTCCCCGGATGAGAGAATTGAAAACCTCACCGGAGCTGAAAAGCAGATGGTAGAGATCAGTAAGGCCCTGGCTTTTGAGTCCAGGATACTCATCATGGATGAGCCTACATCAGTACTGACGAGCCATGAGATTAATATTCTCTTCAATCTGATGAAAAGACTGAAAGAAAAAGGCCTGACCATTGTCTATATCTCTCATAAATTAAAGGAAGTCAAAGAAATCTGCGACAGAGTTCTGGTCTTGCGGGATGGATATTTTGTCCTGGATGAAAACATCAACAATATCACTCCCGAAGAGATGGCTCAGAGCATGGTGGGACGGGAACTCTCACAGTTCTTCCCCAAAAAAGTACAGCCCGAAGATGAGGTTGTCTTTGAGGTGGAGAACATCTGTATCGAAGGTTTACTCCATGGTGTCAGTTTTAACCTGCGTAAAGGTGAAATTCTGGGTATGGGTGGTCTTGTCGGTGCAGGGCGTACAGAAGTTTCGGAGGCCATCATGGGTCTTAGAAAGATGTCTGAGGGCAATATTTATCTCAATGGTGAGAAAATCCTGATAAGGCACCCCGAAGATGCCGTCAAGGCCGGATTGGGATACTTGTCCGAGGACAGGCAGGGAAGCGGAATCATCACCTCTTTTTCTGTGGCCAGGAATACAACCCTTGTCTCCCTTCCCCGGTATTCAAATAATTTCTTACGCTGGATTAATAAACCCCAGGAGCTGAAAACCAGCGAAAAGTATAAGAATCTTTTTAACCTCAAAACAGCCAGCCTTCATACGGCCCTTGAGTTTTTAAGCGGCGGGAATCAGCAGAAGGTTTCCATGTCTAAGAGCATTGATACCGAACCCATGGTCCTGATCGTGGATGAACCCACCAGGGGGATTGATGTCTCTGCCAAACAGGAGATTTATCACTTTATCAACAACCTGGTGCAGGAGGGGATCTCCTGCATCTTTATATCATCAGAAATGGAAGAGCTTATCGGTATGTGCCATCGGGTTGTCGTCATGAAAGACGGCCGTGTCACGGGTATCCTGACAAATGAAAAAATCACTGAAGAATCAATCATGTTATATGCCACTGGTATTATCGAGGGGGAAGCCTGA